The proteins below come from a single Leptospirales bacterium genomic window:
- a CDS encoding rhomboid family intramembrane serine protease, with protein sequence MQQRWSEQQLYFPPATDSVFRLIALLIAAFVVQWAAASLFYPNAGFSQPIAHIWADNALHMDAAFQPTQILTHALVAQPVSFGYSLLGLIFDCLMIYFFGSELERAWGRHNFLRFFLLGQLGGLSLGLALALLPASFFESRSYFGVDGSLAALMTAYAILWPEREARLYFFFPIKMKWLVPAMLVLTALLGSAMRVVLYCGGAVTGALFLYYYARRGRNQSTYASANAPQRVRPGLRERWDEYWRKRRLRKKQQVINQRIEMKNEVDRLLEKISRQGMNSLSRKEKAFLDRASKEF encoded by the coding sequence ATGCAACAGCGGTGGTCCGAGCAGCAGCTCTATTTTCCCCCGGCGACCGACAGCGTTTTCCGGCTGATTGCGCTCCTGATTGCAGCATTTGTCGTTCAATGGGCGGCGGCCAGTCTTTTTTACCCCAATGCCGGCTTCAGCCAGCCGATTGCACATATCTGGGCCGACAACGCCCTGCACATGGACGCTGCCTTCCAGCCGACGCAGATTCTAACCCATGCACTTGTCGCACAGCCAGTCAGCTTCGGCTACTCGCTGCTGGGTTTGATCTTTGATTGTCTGATGATTTACTTCTTTGGCTCGGAGCTGGAGCGAGCCTGGGGCCGTCATAATTTTCTGCGCTTTTTTCTGCTTGGACAACTTGGCGGTCTGAGCCTTGGTCTGGCGCTGGCGCTGTTGCCCGCTTCGTTCTTTGAAAGCCGCAGCTACTTTGGCGTCGACGGTTCGCTTGCGGCGTTGATGACTGCCTATGCCATTTTGTGGCCGGAGCGCGAGGCGCGTCTCTATTTCTTCTTTCCGATCAAGATGAAATGGCTGGTTCCCGCCATGCTTGTTTTGACAGCGCTGCTGGGCAGCGCCATGCGCGTTGTTCTCTATTGTGGCGGCGCCGTAACTGGCGCCCTGTTTCTCTATTACTATGCGCGACGCGGCCGCAATCAATCGACCTATGCATCGGCCAATGCGCCGCAGCGCGTCCGCCCCGGACTGCGCGAACGCTGGGATGAGTACTGGCGCAAGCGTCGGCTGCGCAAGAAGCAGCAGGTAATCAATCAGCGCATAGAAATGAAAAATGAAGTCGATCGTTTGCTGGAGAAGATCTCCCGCCAGGGTATGAACTCGCTCAGCCGTAAGGAGAAAGCATTTCTGGATCGCGCTTCAAAAGAATTCTGA
- a CDS encoding methyltransferase domain-containing protein, which produces MARLGGERHPLMDRALQAAQRPLVRRFLSDYAELAPDPLSPAILAFNTRHFSEIWKQVVAERGAHAPPPFWCLVWPGARALARYLFESKLLNKKLRLLDIGCGNGLATIAASLCGARALGIDLDADAVDLARAMAAVNQCEAQFRIQDAFALSSSELAEFDLIVVGDMLYEQKLAERSLKMLQQAADQGARVVIADPGRSYAPAVGVRQMSRIVTPTYEDIEGVASRETNILQLLPGA; this is translated from the coding sequence ATGGCGCGGCTTGGCGGCGAGCGGCATCCGCTCATGGATCGCGCCCTGCAAGCTGCACAGCGGCCGCTGGTGCGTCGGTTCTTGAGCGACTATGCTGAACTTGCGCCAGACCCGCTCTCGCCCGCAATTCTGGCCTTCAATACGCGCCATTTCTCCGAAATCTGGAAGCAAGTCGTAGCGGAGCGCGGGGCCCACGCGCCGCCGCCCTTCTGGTGTCTGGTATGGCCCGGGGCGCGCGCGCTGGCGCGCTATTTGTTTGAAAGCAAACTTCTGAACAAGAAACTGCGATTGCTGGACATCGGTTGTGGCAATGGTCTGGCAACCATCGCGGCTTCGCTCTGTGGCGCCCGCGCCCTTGGCATCGATCTGGACGCAGATGCCGTTGATCTGGCGCGCGCCATGGCGGCTGTCAACCAGTGCGAGGCGCAATTTCGCATCCAGGATGCCTTTGCGCTCAGCAGCAGCGAGCTTGCTGAATTTGATTTGATTGTTGTGGGCGATATGCTTTACGAACAGAAGCTGGCTGAGCGCAGCCTGAAGATGCTGCAACAGGCGGCCGATCAGGGCGCCAGAGTCGTAATTGCCGATCCGGGACGAAGCTATGCTCCCGCTGTCGGCGTGCGCCAAATGTCGCGCATCGTAACGCCAACCTACGAGGACATTGAGGGCGTCGCCAGCCGGGAAACCAACATACTTCAGCTGCTGCCAGGCGCCTAG
- a CDS encoding flagellar biosynthesis anti-sigma factor FlgM, translating into MIIDKVGGVGPNYGPKKNEPTARAETPLRAGDAVTISAEGARAAEAARVAKAALQTEEPDRAERLRDIKERVARGEYDAVSDEQANRVAESLLGVFFRG; encoded by the coding sequence ATGATTATTGATAAAGTCGGGGGCGTCGGTCCCAACTACGGACCCAAAAAGAACGAGCCGACCGCTCGCGCCGAAACCCCCTTGCGCGCCGGCGATGCTGTAACCATATCAGCCGAAGGCGCCCGCGCAGCGGAAGCAGCCCGGGTTGCCAAAGCCGCGCTGCAAACTGAAGAACCGGATCGCGCCGAACGCTTGCGTGACATCAAGGAGCGCGTTGCTCGCGGCGAATACGATGCAGTAAGCGATGAGCAGGCCAACCGCGTGGCCGAATCTTTGCTTGGCGTCTTCTTTCGCGGCTAA
- a CDS encoding Mrp/NBP35 family ATP-binding protein, with amino-acid sequence MITAELERAVQAALETIEHPGYKRSLADLGMYGGLSADGESLRLLLRSPDADKKAQIALEAQVRKALSPVELPAKLKIRFEVDESLKPGDDGNRIRGVKNLIAVGSGKGGVGKSTVAANLAAAMALRGLRVGLIDADIYGPSLGRMFGLQGKIPLHGDGKNRIFPVEAHGVKLVSFSFMLENDQAVIWRGPMLGKAVEQFLFQVNWGELDYLIIDLPPGTGDVQLSLAQLVEVDGAVIVTTPQNVALQDASRAIRMFMDVKMPILGVIENMSEFICPECGHVSHIFSRNGGESIAAKYSAPLLGNIPITEAIMQSGEEGVPLAAALKEGPMVEAYFQVIDRLAVEIEKYR; translated from the coding sequence ATGATAACTGCAGAACTGGAGCGCGCCGTCCAGGCAGCGCTGGAAACGATCGAACACCCCGGCTATAAGCGCAGCCTTGCCGACCTTGGCATGTACGGCGGATTGAGCGCCGACGGCGAAAGCCTGCGCCTGCTGCTACGCAGCCCCGACGCTGATAAGAAAGCTCAGATTGCGCTTGAGGCGCAGGTGCGCAAGGCGCTTTCACCCGTGGAACTGCCGGCCAAGCTCAAGATCCGCTTTGAAGTTGATGAGAGCCTGAAGCCGGGAGACGATGGCAATCGAATCCGGGGCGTAAAGAACCTGATCGCGGTGGGCTCGGGCAAAGGCGGCGTTGGCAAGAGCACCGTTGCTGCCAATCTCGCGGCGGCCATGGCGCTGCGCGGCCTGCGCGTTGGTTTGATCGATGCGGACATCTATGGCCCGTCGCTGGGACGCATGTTTGGACTGCAGGGGAAGATTCCGCTGCATGGCGATGGGAAGAATCGTATCTTTCCGGTGGAAGCGCATGGCGTAAAGCTGGTCTCCTTCAGTTTCATGCTGGAGAATGATCAGGCTGTTATCTGGCGCGGTCCGATGCTGGGCAAGGCCGTGGAACAATTTCTGTTTCAGGTCAATTGGGGCGAGCTCGACTACCTGATCATAGATCTGCCGCCAGGAACGGGCGATGTGCAGCTTTCGCTGGCGCAACTGGTTGAGGTGGATGGCGCCGTGATTGTCACCACGCCTCAGAATGTGGCGCTGCAGGACGCCAGCCGCGCCATCCGTATGTTCATGGATGTTAAGATGCCGATTCTGGGCGTCATCGAGAATATGTCGGAGTTTATCTGTCCGGAATGCGGACATGTATCGCATATCTTTTCGCGCAATGGCGGCGAGTCTATAGCAGCGAAGTACAGCGCCCCCCTGCTGGGAAACATTCCAATTACAGAAGCAATCATGCAGTCCGGCGAAGAAGGCGTTCCGCTGGCGGCAGCGCTCAAAGAAGGTCCGATGGTAGAGGCCTACTTTCAAGTCATCGATCGTCTGGCCGTCGAAATTGAGAAGTACCGCTAG
- a CDS encoding SOS response-associated peptidase: MCGRFALLLSPDQLARQFDLPLLEDLIPRYNIAPGQEIAVVRSLADGKRILSSMLWGLIPAWARNRAESARLINARLETASQKPSFREAFLRHRALIPASGFYEWQTAASGPVKSGKNAKQPYYIDRQDGATMALAALWTPSPENDEQAGSGTCAILTRAASTAMQSIHERMPLILPPESWSAWLDPALQSEAEIASLSQTALEDGFRFRAISRLINKASFDDAAVLAPVDAAASEAN, translated from the coding sequence GTGTGCGGCCGCTTTGCACTGCTCCTTTCGCCTGATCAGCTGGCCCGTCAGTTTGATTTGCCTCTGCTGGAGGATCTGATTCCGCGCTACAACATTGCGCCGGGTCAAGAGATTGCCGTGGTCCGTTCCTTAGCCGACGGCAAACGCATCTTAAGCTCGATGCTCTGGGGATTGATTCCGGCCTGGGCCCGAAATAGGGCCGAATCGGCGCGGCTGATCAATGCCCGATTGGAGACAGCCAGCCAGAAACCTTCCTTTCGCGAGGCCTTCTTGCGACACAGGGCGCTGATTCCGGCCAGCGGCTTTTACGAATGGCAGACCGCAGCGTCGGGACCAGTCAAATCAGGCAAAAACGCAAAGCAACCGTACTACATTGATCGCCAGGACGGCGCCACAATGGCCCTGGCAGCGCTGTGGACGCCTTCGCCGGAAAACGATGAGCAAGCCGGAAGCGGCACTTGCGCCATTCTCACCAGAGCGGCTTCGACAGCGATGCAGTCGATCCACGAGCGTATGCCCTTGATATTGCCGCCGGAAAGCTGGTCGGCCTGGCTGGACCCTGCCTTGCAGTCAGAAGCGGAAATTGCGAGCCTGTCCCAGACAGCGCTGGAAGATGGATTTCGATTTCGCGCAATCAGTCGTCTGATCAACAAGGCGTCCTTTGATGATGCCGCGGTACTTGCGCCAGTCGACGCCGCAGCGTCGGAAGCGAACTAG
- a CDS encoding zf-HC2 domain-containing protein, whose translation MEAIDCYHFVDLMTDYMDGELDQELKRLWLKHFEDCVECREFFASFRSSVELLAHVRRYSCPPKVQARLNQIIAERSCSADGDRL comes from the coding sequence ATGGAAGCCATCGATTGCTACCACTTCGTCGACTTGATGACGGATTATATGGACGGCGAGCTCGACCAGGAGCTCAAGCGTCTGTGGCTCAAGCATTTTGAAGACTGCGTTGAATGCCGCGAGTTTTTTGCCAGCTTCCGGAGCAGCGTAGAATTGCTTGCTCATGTTCGCCGCTACTCCTGCCCGCCGAAGGTCCAGGCCCGCCTCAATCAGATCATAGCAGAGCGCTCCTGCAGCGCCGACGGCGACCGTCTCTAA
- a CDS encoding PBP1A family penicillin-binding protein, which produces MNLNLKKVLLTAEGIVVAGIFSAALIGGLVFGLILSQVQGRQELQLLASYRPSTPTRLYDRNGEVFAELYRHKQELVRLQDIPPHVVQAFLAVEDDNFYNHFGLDIPGIFRAMVKNVLAGDIVQGGSTLTQQLAKAIYQGAEGERKRSFFNKIRETILALEIEENLSKEEILEVYFNVIYLGHGCQGIACASRLYFDKNVQDLTIAEGALLARMPKAPNDYSPFRYPGAAKKAHIAVLQRMVAAGYLRQDQVAGIHNDFWARYWDRVVVESPNRSLWGQRLDRAPYFTEYVRQILEATPEVGPELLYTQGLRVYTTLDMNHQRIAEEEMKKQIDEVNRYSRANAQAGGRGGVDFSLFGIRNSLAMFVPVSAPYSRGLDDRGQLRKEMEAEMLDGAQLLSFLTPANNEASAFEEFRKDTYTYTSNLTVQGAFVSIEPRSGYITSMIGGADFSPKNQFNRVLRARRQPGSAFKIFVYGAALETRAYSSTSAVNDAPFYTIAPDGSAWSPGNYDQGFMGLVPAKRAFALSLNTPAVMTFFRVGPEPIIDLAARLMKISDTSRFNPDPAMALGSSEITPMELATAVSIIANNGKDVFPFPVRYVTDQSGETIYNQEDRLRRLIALRTRENRIQVIEPGLAYILRTMMKEVANAGTAVHGVRGDGGFRGDLACKTGTTSNFSDAWITGFNPEYASAIWFGFDKSSITMGSGMAGGQIAAPVMGSFYRRIYQQSNRAYPEFKQLPDRDQPPPDVLPTPCDGFGLREREIDGVVIQAATDGSCGGERIYDYRELLMQQMGISPEDIGREGHVRFRSD; this is translated from the coding sequence ATGAACCTGAATCTGAAAAAGGTCCTGCTGACCGCCGAAGGCATCGTCGTCGCCGGAATCTTCTCCGCAGCTCTGATTGGCGGCCTGGTCTTTGGATTGATCCTCTCCCAGGTGCAGGGTCGCCAGGAATTGCAGCTACTGGCCAGCTACCGGCCGTCGACGCCCACCCGTCTTTATGACCGCAACGGCGAGGTCTTTGCGGAGTTGTACCGCCACAAACAGGAGTTGGTGCGGCTGCAGGACATTCCGCCGCATGTCGTACAGGCCTTTCTGGCCGTGGAAGACGACAACTTCTACAACCACTTCGGCCTGGATATACCCGGAATCTTTCGGGCGATGGTGAAGAACGTCCTGGCCGGCGATATTGTGCAGGGCGGTTCCACTCTGACGCAGCAGCTGGCCAAGGCCATCTACCAGGGTGCGGAGGGCGAACGTAAGCGCAGCTTCTTCAACAAGATCCGCGAAACGATTCTGGCCCTGGAGATCGAGGAGAACCTGTCCAAAGAAGAAATCCTCGAGGTCTACTTCAACGTCATCTACCTGGGTCACGGCTGCCAGGGCATTGCTTGCGCCTCGCGTCTCTATTTTGACAAGAATGTTCAGGACCTTACCATCGCCGAGGGCGCGCTGCTGGCGCGCATGCCAAAGGCGCCTAACGACTACTCGCCCTTCCGCTATCCGGGCGCGGCGAAGAAGGCGCACATTGCCGTTCTGCAGCGCATGGTGGCCGCCGGCTATTTGCGTCAGGATCAGGTGGCCGGGATCCACAATGATTTCTGGGCCAGGTACTGGGACCGCGTTGTGGTCGAGTCGCCCAATCGCTCGCTGTGGGGACAGCGTCTGGATCGCGCGCCTTACTTTACGGAATACGTTCGTCAGATTCTGGAAGCTACGCCGGAGGTTGGACCGGAGCTGCTCTATACCCAGGGCCTGAGAGTCTATACCACGCTGGACATGAACCACCAGCGCATCGCCGAAGAGGAGATGAAGAAGCAAATCGACGAGGTCAACCGTTACAGCCGCGCCAATGCCCAGGCCGGCGGCCGCGGCGGCGTGGATTTCAGTCTCTTTGGCATTCGCAACAGTCTGGCCATGTTCGTGCCAGTTTCCGCGCCCTACTCCCGCGGACTGGATGATCGCGGACAATTGCGCAAAGAAATGGAGGCAGAAATGCTCGATGGGGCGCAGCTGCTCAGCTTCCTGACTCCGGCCAACAATGAGGCCTCGGCCTTCGAGGAATTTCGTAAGGATACCTATACTTATACCAGCAACCTTACGGTGCAGGGCGCCTTCGTTTCCATCGAGCCGCGCAGCGGCTACATCACATCAATGATTGGCGGCGCCGATTTCAGTCCCAAAAATCAATTCAATCGCGTGCTGCGCGCCCGCCGTCAGCCCGGATCGGCCTTCAAGATTTTTGTCTATGGCGCCGCCCTGGAAACGCGCGCCTACAGCTCCACCTCCGCCGTCAATGATGCGCCCTTCTATACGATCGCGCCTGATGGCAGCGCCTGGTCGCCTGGCAACTACGACCAGGGCTTTATGGGCCTGGTGCCGGCCAAGCGCGCCTTTGCCCTGTCGCTGAATACGCCGGCGGTTATGACCTTCTTCCGCGTCGGACCGGAGCCGATCATCGACCTGGCAGCGCGTCTGATGAAAATCAGCGATACCTCGCGCTTCAATCCAGATCCGGCGATGGCCCTGGGTTCCAGCGAGATCACGCCGATGGAGCTGGCCACGGCGGTTTCGATCATTGCCAACAATGGCAAGGATGTCTTTCCCTTTCCCGTTCGCTACGTGACCGACCAGAGCGGCGAGACAATCTACAATCAAGAGGATCGCTTACGTCGCCTGATTGCGCTGCGCACTCGTGAAAACCGCATTCAGGTCATTGAGCCTGGACTGGCTTACATTCTGCGAACGATGATGAAAGAAGTGGCGAATGCCGGCACTGCAGTTCACGGCGTTCGCGGCGACGGCGGCTTTCGCGGCGATCTGGCCTGTAAAACAGGGACGACCTCCAATTTCTCGGACGCCTGGATCACCGGCTTCAATCCGGAATATGCCAGCGCTATCTGGTTCGGCTTCGACAAATCAAGCATCACCATGGGTTCGGGAATGGCCGGCGGTCAGATTGCTGCGCCGGTGATGGGCAGCTTCTACCGTCGTATCTATCAACAATCCAATCGCGCCTATCCCGAATTCAAACAATTGCCCGATCGCGACCAGCCGCCGCCCGACGTGCTGCCCACGCCCTGCGATGGCTTTGGCCTTCGCGAGCGAGAAATCGATGGCGTCGTAATCCAGGCGGCCACAGATGGCAGTTGTGGCGGCGAACGAATCTATGACTACCGCGAGCTGCTGATGCAACAAATGGGCATTTCGCCGGAAGACATCGGCCGCGAGGGCCATGTTCGCTTTCGCAGCGATTGA
- a CDS encoding S1 RNA-binding domain-containing protein — protein sequence MKSRQIGKDRNEQSAFAKMLEADFQRSGQIEPGAAVELRVQNNQDKEFVIVSSDYGPGVIRREELLDREGRITVNNGERLRAFFQEVHGGEKLFTLTPSGRIRQAALQQAFEQRMPVRGRVASKIKGGFEIQIGDAMAFCPASQMDNEDQAKGEMEFLITEVSGKRVIASRRAFRDEQRRKQKEELSTRLQIGDVVSGVIASLQDFGAFLDLGGVQGLIPISELSFTRLQHPSEAVKVGQELRAQVLSVDWKEDRITLSLRALLDNPWKGKLPFNEGEILEGEVDSVKNFGIFVKLPGAFHGLIPPAESGVPRGQRLEQFFQKGQQLRVMVARIDRDRERISLSVNRVQDADQRREFEQYMQKQDSDQGGMSSFGRLLQQSLDQSDRKQRK from the coding sequence ATGAAAAGCAGACAGATCGGCAAAGACCGCAATGAACAGAGCGCCTTTGCGAAAATGCTGGAAGCCGACTTCCAGCGCTCGGGACAGATCGAGCCGGGCGCAGCCGTGGAACTGCGCGTCCAGAACAATCAGGACAAAGAGTTTGTGATCGTCAGCAGCGATTATGGACCGGGCGTCATTCGCCGCGAGGAGCTGCTGGATCGCGAGGGCCGCATTACCGTCAACAATGGCGAGCGGCTGCGCGCCTTTTTTCAGGAAGTGCATGGCGGCGAGAAGTTGTTCACGCTGACGCCAAGCGGTCGTATTCGCCAGGCGGCCTTGCAACAGGCCTTTGAGCAGCGCATGCCAGTACGCGGACGCGTCGCCAGCAAGATCAAAGGCGGTTTCGAAATCCAGATCGGCGATGCTATGGCCTTTTGCCCGGCATCGCAGATGGACAACGAAGATCAGGCAAAGGGCGAAATGGAGTTCCTGATTACCGAGGTCTCCGGCAAGCGCGTGATTGCTTCGCGTCGAGCTTTTCGCGACGAACAGCGGCGCAAACAGAAGGAAGAACTCTCCACTCGATTGCAGATTGGCGATGTAGTCAGCGGCGTTATCGCCTCGCTGCAGGACTTTGGCGCCTTTCTGGACCTTGGCGGCGTACAGGGATTGATTCCCATTTCAGAATTGAGTTTTACGCGCCTGCAGCATCCCTCGGAAGCGGTCAAAGTTGGACAGGAACTGCGCGCCCAGGTGCTCAGCGTCGACTGGAAAGAGGATCGCATTACGCTTTCGCTGCGCGCGCTGCTGGATAATCCCTGGAAGGGAAAATTGCCGTTCAATGAAGGCGAAATACTCGAAGGCGAAGTCGATAGCGTAAAGAACTTTGGCATCTTTGTAAAGCTGCCGGGCGCCTTCCACGGTCTGATTCCGCCGGCGGAAAGCGGCGTGCCGCGCGGCCAGCGTCTGGAACAATTCTTTCAGAAAGGTCAACAACTGCGCGTTATGGTGGCGCGCATCGATCGCGATCGAGAGCGTATCAGCCTGTCCGTCAACCGGGTCCAGGATGCCGACCAACGTCGCGAATTCGAACAGTACATGCAAAAGCAAGATAGCGACCAGGGCGGGATGAGCAGCTTTGGTCGACTGCTGCAGCAGTCGCTGGATCAATCCGATCGCAAGCAGCGTAAGTAA
- the rsmI gene encoding 16S rRNA (cytidine(1402)-2'-O)-methyltransferase, with amino-acid sequence MQSLTLTLDPELPAGPALYIVATPIGNLEDISLRALRVLAGVDLLLAEDTRTTSRLLHHYGLKTPLKSYRVHRQQEDNEAALRALQSQQRLALVSDAGTPGLSDPGSSLVRMVRDLLPDCPLVPIPGPSALTAALSASGWQTNPTLFTGFLSHKGGPRRRFLEQWRDFDGVLALYESVHRVQALLRESMELLPEREILVFRELTKRFEDIRRWQPGQPPERLLANLELRGEFTILLGPPGRSRDAAPPSGQDLP; translated from the coding sequence GTGCAATCCCTGACGCTTACGCTTGATCCGGAGCTGCCGGCCGGGCCGGCCCTTTACATCGTCGCCACGCCGATCGGCAATCTGGAGGACATCAGCCTGCGCGCGTTACGCGTGCTGGCCGGCGTCGATTTGCTGCTGGCCGAGGACACGCGGACGACTTCGCGTCTGCTGCACCATTATGGCTTGAAAACGCCGCTCAAGTCCTATCGCGTCCATCGTCAGCAGGAAGACAACGAGGCCGCGTTGCGCGCGCTGCAGTCCCAACAGCGCCTGGCCCTGGTCAGCGACGCCGGCACGCCAGGCCTCTCCGACCCCGGTTCCTCCCTGGTTCGCATGGTCCGCGATCTGCTGCCCGATTGTCCGCTTGTACCCATTCCGGGACCCTCAGCCCTGACCGCCGCGCTTTCGGCCAGCGGTTGGCAAACCAATCCAACGCTCTTCACTGGCTTCCTATCGCATAAGGGCGGCCCCCGCCGCCGCTTTCTGGAGCAGTGGCGGGACTTTGATGGCGTCCTGGCCCTCTACGAAAGCGTCCATCGAGTCCAGGCCTTATTGCGCGAGTCGATGGAGTTGCTGCCAGAGCGCGAAATACTGGTATTTCGGGAGCTGACCAAGCGCTTCGAGGACATAAGGCGCTGGCAGCCGGGTCAGCCCCCGGAAAGGCTACTGGCAAATCTTGAGCTTCGCGGCGAATTTACGATCCTCTTAGGGCCGCCGGGGCGCAGCCGCGATGCTGCCCCGCCCTCCGGCCAGGATCTGCCATGA
- a CDS encoding RNA polymerase sigma factor, translated as MEAPQPSLQDLESPEFLEQLRRGEEAAFRRLVDAYRDRIYNLTLRLTRNPDDAEELTQETFLAVFDKIGGFEGRSRLSTWIYAIASNGALSRLRKKGQNSVAFDEEILARSDWERNPTTIFSVRKEDDPVLLEELQERLERAIGSLPDGYRELFILKEVQELPIKEIAGIFGINGGAVKTRLHRARLMLRARLSDYWEEQ; from the coding sequence GTGGAGGCGCCACAGCCATCGTTGCAGGACCTCGAAAGCCCTGAATTTCTTGAGCAGCTGCGCCGGGGCGAAGAGGCCGCCTTTCGCCGTCTTGTCGACGCCTACCGCGATCGCATCTATAACCTTACCCTGCGGCTGACGCGAAATCCTGATGACGCCGAGGAACTGACCCAGGAAACTTTTCTCGCCGTCTTCGACAAAATCGGCGGATTCGAAGGTCGCTCGCGACTATCGACCTGGATCTACGCCATTGCCTCCAACGGAGCGCTGAGCCGGCTGCGTAAGAAGGGCCAGAATTCTGTCGCCTTTGACGAAGAAATCCTGGCGCGCAGCGATTGGGAGCGAAACCCGACGACGATCTTCAGCGTCAGAAAGGAAGACGACCCGGTATTGCTGGAAGAACTGCAGGAAAGACTGGAGCGAGCGATCGGATCGCTGCCAGACGGCTATCGGGAGCTATTTATTTTGAAAGAAGTTCAGGAGCTGCCGATTAAGGAAATTGCCGGGATTTTTGGGATCAACGGCGGCGCCGTAAAGACCCGGCTGCATCGGGCGCGTCTGATGTTGCGCGCTCGCTTGAGCGACTACTGGGAAGAGCAATAA